The Skermanella rosea sequence CCTTCATCCCCGTGCTCGGGGGCGTTTCGGTCGGCATCGGAGCGGATCCGCTCACGCTGCTGATCCCTGCCGCCCTGGCCGCGACCTGCGCCTTCATGCTGCCGGTCGGCACGCCGCCGAACGCGATCGTCTTCGGCACCGGCGCCGTGACCATAGGGCAGATGGCGCGGGGCGGCTTCGTCCTGAACCTTATCGGGATCATACTGATCACCGCTTTCTGCTACGTCCTGGGCGGCTTCGCCCTCGGCCTGAAGTTCTGAATTCCCAGGAGCGGGAGGGAGATCGTTGAAGCCGCGCGGAGGTCGGCGCGGACGGCGGCGCTCCCTCCCGCCAGGCGGTCGGCTGGGCGGCAGCCCCTCCTTCGAGCCACGCCGCCCCTGGGTCAGGCGACCGCAGGCAGGCGCGCGATGACCTTGATCTCGAAGTCGAAGCCCGCCAGCCAGTTCACGCCGACCGCGGTCCAGTTCGGATAGGGCGGTTCGCCGATCACCTCCTGCCGCACGGCCATGACGGTCTCGATCTGCGCCTGCGGGTCGGTGTGGAAGGTGGTCACGTCCACAACATCCTGGAAAGTGCAGCCAGCCGCCTTCAGGACCGCCGCGAGGTTGTCGAAGGCCAGCCGAACCTGACGTTCGAAATCGGGCTCGGGCGATCCGTCCGCCCGGCTGCCGACCTGGCCCGAGACGAACAGGAGGTCGCCCGAGCGGATCGCCGCGGAGTAGCGGTGCTTCTCGTAAAGCGCATGCCGGCCGGGCGGGAAGATCGCTTCGCGTCGTGTCATCGTTTCATTCCTTTTTCAAAGGGGACAGGCCGGGCCGGCTGGCGCGGCGGTGTTGCCCACCAGGGGCGGGGCACGTGCCCGGGGCTCACGGGTCCGCAAGCTCCTCCGGGGTTCACGAACGGCGCATCGCATTCATATACGCTTCGTATGTGAAAAGAGAGCATACATGCGCCCCGTATGTCAACTAGCATGCTGCTCGCAGTTCGATCGGTCGGAGGTGAGGGTGGCAACAGGACGGCGCGCCGAGATGATGGAGGAGACCCGGGCCAAGCTCATCAGGGCGGCCCGGCAGGCTTTCGCGGTCAAAGGCTATGCGGCGGCGTCGATGGACGACCTCACCGCCGAGGCGGGCCTGACGCGCGGCGCGCTCTACCATAACTTCGGCGACAAGAAGGGTCTGCTCCAGGCGGTGGTCGACCAGATCGACGCGGAAATGGCCGAGCGCGCGCGCGCCGTCGGAAGCCGGGCCGGAAACGACTGGGACGGGCTCCTGGCGGAAGGCGTCGCCTATATCGAGATGGCATTGGAGCCCGAGGTCCAGCGCATCGTGCTGCTGGACGGACCGGCCGTCCTGGGCGACCCCTCCGCCTGGCCCACCCAGAACAGCTGCCTGCAGACAACGACGCGAACCCTTCAGGCGCTGATCGCGCAGGGAACCGTCAAACCGGTCGACCCTGAAGCTGCCGCCCGGCTCATCAACGGGGCGGCGCTCAATGCCGCGCTCTGGATCGCCGCGGCCGACGACCCGCACAGCGTCTACGAGAAGGCCGTCGAGGCCTTTCGCCATCTGGCGAGCGGACTCCTGCGAACCGGGAGGTGACGGCAGGACTGGACGCGACGTTCCGGAGCGAAGCCCGCAGAGGCAGTCCGGATCATCGGAACCGCGGGCCGTGATGACCGG is a genomic window containing:
- a CDS encoding RidA family protein; its protein translation is MTRREAIFPPGRHALYEKHRYSAAIRSGDLLFVSGQVGSRADGSPEPDFERQVRLAFDNLAAVLKAAGCTFQDVVDVTTFHTDPQAQIETVMAVRQEVIGEPPYPNWTAVGVNWLAGFDFEIKVIARLPAVA
- a CDS encoding TetR/AcrR family transcriptional regulator, which translates into the protein MATGRRAEMMEETRAKLIRAARQAFAVKGYAAASMDDLTAEAGLTRGALYHNFGDKKGLLQAVVDQIDAEMAERARAVGSRAGNDWDGLLAEGVAYIEMALEPEVQRIVLLDGPAVLGDPSAWPTQNSCLQTTTRTLQALIAQGTVKPVDPEAAARLINGAALNAALWIAAADDPHSVYEKAVEAFRHLASGLLRTGR